One Drosophila virilis strain 15010-1051.87 chromosome 5, Dvir_AGI_RSII-ME, whole genome shotgun sequence DNA window includes the following coding sequences:
- the LOC6626156 gene encoding uncharacterized protein: MVLKSKLARLLSPARCLWSVRGGLSRSRNLAKFSPTFPDPPCQPIDPRCHYVKDKCKPARDILELDLPFDKHMLDLERLKREKLLEPPCCVLRTAHQQPCLDVYPIRKKKKKEECPPFRSMWVPPCQPHDQPYCKDMLPRFDEIYYKPSVKCRCYQRTWVECPPVRERLKKVCCLDGINPPEVNKRSKERCPQTTCMFDYTRMRHICNNRDAVSEDRCLKLHWPCCKPARCDNSCHVHKKLSKCRRLRTPYPCFSERRPKYRPLRARQCLEEPMSRCEIWRELHKRELHKQEVTGLKGTHC; the protein is encoded by the coding sequence ATGGTACTAAAATCTAAATTGGCTCGTTTATTGTCACCAGCCAGGTGCCTCTGGAGCGTGCGTGGTGGTTTATCTAGGTCTCGCAATTTAGCTAAATTTTCACCCACATTTCCTGATCCACCCTGCCAGCCCATCGATCCGCGTTGCCACTACGTGAAAGATAAATGCAAGCCGGCCCGCGATATTCTGGAACTTGACCTCCCCTTTGACAAGCACATGCTTGATCTAGAGAGGCTGAAGAGAGAAAAATTGTTGGAGCCGCCTTGCTGCGTTTTACGCACGGCCCATCAGCAACCATGTTTGGATGTCTATCCAATacggaagaagaagaagaaggaagAGTGTCCGCCGTTCCGTTCTATGTGGGTGCCACCCTGTCAGCCACATGACCAACCCTACTGTAAAGATATGTTACCGCGCTTTGATGAAATCTATTACAAGCCGTCGGTTAAGTGCAGATGCTATCAGCGCACGTGGGTTGAGTGCCCGCCAGTAAGGGAACGTTTAAAGAAGGTCTGCTGCCTGGATGGCATTAATCCGCCAGAGGTGAATAAGCGCAGCAAGGAGCGCTGTCCACAGACGACCTGTATGTTTGACTACACACGCATGCGACACATATGCAACAATCGAGACGCTGTTTCTGAGGATCGCTGTTTAAAGCTACATTGGCCGTGCTGTAAGCCAGCGCGCTGTGATAACAGCTGCCATGTTCATAAGAAGCTCAGCAAGTGCAGAAGGCTACGAACTCCGTATCCTTGCTTCTCGGAACGACGCCCGAAGTACCGACCGCTGCGAGCTCGACAGTGTCTCGAAGAGCCCATGAGCAGGTGCGAAATCTGGCGTGAGTTGCACAAACGAGAATTGC